The Granulicella arctica genome segment CCCTCGGCGGTCCTGACCTCAGCCAGATCGATGTGGAAGAAGCCGATCGGATACGTGTCGAGCTTCTTCCTCCGTGGGCTGATCGCCCTCGACCTCGGGCAGACGGCTTATCCCATGACACCGAACTAGCACCTTAAGCTCTCTTCGTTATGTTATGTATCGATCGACGGATCGTCTCTATCGTTGTGGCGCGCTAATGTAGAATCTGTCCTGTAGTGACTCTTTCCCGCAATCAGAAAAATATGCAATAGCAAATGCCGGGCCTAGACAACTGTGGGACGTGCTTTTTTTTACACCAGCAAGCGCCTTCCGCATTATTTGCGACCTCTGCTCTGCTCAATGCTTCGCGCGCTTCACTTGATGCTTTCCGCAGCCGCAAGCGCAATAGAGATGTCCTGTTCTCCTGGGCCGCCAGATACTCCCATGGGCACTACGCCATGAAGAGCACAGGCATAACGAGAAGCTCTTTTAGCTTCTACGGTGGATTCCTCTGGCGTTCCGGGAGACGCATCGTCATCCATTTCGACTAACAAAATAACTCCGGCACGATCCACAACTACAATAGAAACGGGTATCCCTAATTCAGATGCCTGGTGCAGAGCATGATTGCCCACGCATTTTGCTTCTACCGACGTGATGTTGCGCCATTTCTTATAAATTTCGCTCATAGCCCAGGGGCCTTTGTTGAGATTATCTTCCGAGAGCAGCCTCCGCACGCAACTAGCGGACAGCAAAAAGCCCCATCCAATAAAGGATGGGGCTTTAGATTATGCCGGCGATCACCTAATCTCCCACACACTTACGCGTGCAGTACCATCGGCCCAACGAGGCTTAACTTCCGTGTTCGGGATGGGAACGGGTGTGACCCTCGCGGTAAACTCACCGGCAAACTTGAGAATTTCGCTTTCGCGATCTTCCACAACTGAATAGATTGGGTTTTAGACGTTATTACTTATTGCGTAGTTTCCAAAAGATATAACTACAAAGCTTGTATTGAATGACTCTAGAACAGTGGACTTTCTCACTGCGCAGAGTAAATTCTATGGACAAGCCGAACGGGCGATTAGTACTGGTAAGCTACATGCATTACTGCACTTCAACCTCCAGCCTATCAACCAGGTGGTCTTCCTGGGCCCTTCATTTCCCTTTTGGGTTGGGAGATCTCATCTTAGAGCGTGCTTCCCGCTTATATGCATTCAGCGGTTATCACAACCGAACTTCGCTACCCAGCCGTGCCCTTGGCAGGACAACTGGAACACAAGAGGTTCGTCCATCCCGGTCCTCTCGTACTAAGGACAGCCCTCTTCAAATCTCCTACGCCCACAGCAGATAGAGACCGAACTGTCTCGCGACGTTCTGAACCCAGCTCACGTACCACTTTAATAGGCGAACAGCCTAACCCTTGGAACCTTCTACAGCTCCAGGATGTGATGAGCCGACATCGAGGTGCCAAACCGAAGCGTCGATATGAACTCTTGGCTTCGATCAGCCTGTTATCCCCGGCGTACCTTTTATCCGTTGAGCGATGGCCCTTCCATACAGAACCACCGGATCACTAAGGCCTGCTTTCGCATCTGCTCGACTTGTAGGTCTCGCAGTTAACCACACTTATGCCTTTGCACTCGACGGTCGATTTCCAAACGACCTGAGTGTAGCTTCGCGCGCCTCCGTTACAATTTAGGAGGCGACCGCCCCAGTCAAACTACCCGTCTTACTATGTCCCTCTCCCCGATAAGGGGAGCAGGTTAGAATCACAACAATCGCAGGGTGGTATCTCACCGTTGGCTCCACCAAACCCAAAAGTCTGGTATCAAAGCCTCCCACCTATCCTGCGCAGCAATGGCCGTAACTCATAGTAAAAGTATAGTAAAGGTGCACGGGGTCTTTTCGTCTAGCTGCGGGTAACCGGCATCTTCACCGGTACTACAAGTTCGCCGAGCAACTCGTTAAGACAGTCGAACGATCGTTACTCCATTCGTGCAGGTCGGAACTTACCCGACAAGGAATTTCGCTACCTTAGGACCGTTATAGTTACGGCCGCCGTTCACCGGGGCTTCAATTCAAAGCTTCGCCTTGCGGCTAACCTCTCCTTTTAACCTTCCGGCACCGGGCAGGAGTCAGCCCCTATACGTCGTTTTTGACTTTGCAGAGACCTGTGTTTTTGTTAAACAGTCGCCGTTCGCGTTTCACTGCGGCCACTTTGGGCTTGCACCCTAGTGGCGACCCTTCTCCCGAAGTTACGGGTCTAATTTGCCGAGTTCCTTAACAAGCTTTCACTCGAGCGCCTTTGGATATTCTCCTCGTCTACCTGTGTCGGTTTGTGGTACGGTTCCCAATTTCTCTCCTTAGAGGTTTTTCTTGGCACCATGAAATCAGCTGCTTTCAGCCATACGGCTTACTGCTTTACGCCTCACTGTTAAGTCTCTCCGGATTTGCCTAGAGAAACCAGCTTACGCGTATCGAACCCCATAGCCATAGGAGGTCCAGCTTATCCTTATGCGTCACCCCATCGTGATAACGAAAAATCGGGAGTTCCGGAATATTAACCGGATATCCATCGCTTACGCCTTTCGGCCTCAGCTTAGGGACCGACTAACCCTGAGCGGATTAACCTTCCTCAGGAAACCTTAGACTTTCGGCGTGAAGGGTTCTCACCTTCATTATCGCTACTTATGCCGGCAGGGTCTCTTCTCTAATGTCCACGTATCTTCCCAGTTACGCTTCATCCACGAGAGAATGCTCTCCTACCACGTCTCTTTCGAGACATCCGCAGCTTCGGTATACAGTTTTAGCCCCGTTGTATTGTCGGCACCGGACCTCTTGACCAGTGAGCTATTACGCTTTCTTTAAAGGATGGCTGCTTCTAAGCCAACCTCCTGGCTGTCTGAGAGTTCCGACTTCCTTTCCCACTTAACTGTAATTTTGGGACCTTAGCTGGCGGTCTGGACTGTTTTCCTTTTGACTGTGAAGCTTAGCCCCCACAGTCTGACTGCCGGGCTGGTTGTGATCGGCATTCGAAGTTTGGTTGGATTCAGTAAGCCGGAAAGCCCCCTAGTCCATCCATGTCTCTACCACCGATCCAAATCACCCGACGCTAGCCCTAAAGCTATTTCGGAGAGAACGAGCTATCACGGAATTTGATTAGCCTTTCACCCCTACCCTCAGCTCATCCGAGCTTTTTTCAACAAACACCGGTTCGGTCCTCCAATAGGTATTACCCTATCTTCAACCTGGCCAAGGGTAGATCATCCCGCTTCGCGTCTATTCCTGCCAACTTATCGCCCTATTCAGACTCGCTTTCGCTGCGGCTCGCTCACGCTTAACCTTGCTGACAAGAATAACTAGCCGGCTCATTATGCAATAGGCACGCGGTCAGACATTGCCTTTCGGCCATAGTCCTCCCACTGCTTGTAGGCACACGGTTTCAGGTACTTTTCACTCCCCTCAATGGGGTGCTTTTCGCCTTTCCCTCACGGTACTGGTTCACTATCGGTCAGAAACGAGTATTTAGCCTTACGGGATGGTCCCCGTGGATTCAAGCAGGGTTTCTCGTGCCCCGCCTTACTCAGGTACCTGCTTCGAGTCTGGATCGTTTTCGCCTACGGGTCTGTCACCCTCTTTGGATCTCCTTTCCAGAAGATTCAGCTAACAACCAGATTGGTAACTCTACTTTTGCAGGCCCTACAACCCCCGAGACACCGAAATGTCACGGGTTTGGGCTGTTCCGATTTCGCTCGCCACTACTCTCGGAATCGAGGTTTCTTTCTCCTCCTGGAGGTACTGAGATGGTTCACTTCCCTCCGTTCGCTTGTTCCTACCTATGAATTCAGTAGGACATACCTAGGTTTTGCCTAGGTGGGTTTCCCCATTCGGAAATCTCCGGATCAACGCGTGTGTGCCGCTCCCCGAAGCTTATCGCAGCTTGCCGCGTCCTTCATCGCCTGTTTCTGCCAAGGCATCCACCGTGCGCCCTTAGTAGCTTGACCATAGAATTTACTCGCACGCAGCAGAGATACAACCTCTACCTGTAGAGCAATCTACGTTTTGATAATAGTCCACGCCTGTGCTATTCACCCCGAAGGGCTTTTGCACGAATATTCTAAAGACACTCAATACTGATTGACAGCATAGCCGCCAGAAACAACCTGGAAGCATAAGCTGCTCAGCCTTGTAGTTATATTTACCCAATCTATTCAGTTGTCAAAAATCGTTGAGCGGTGTTGCATTGCTGCAATCGCTGATCGCGCCCTGAGGCGGCTTGAGCATTCCTGCTCAAGGTTCAATCACCGCACTAACGGAGACTCAACCTCAAGCAGACATCGCTTGTTGAACGTAACCTTTTCAAGAGTTTATGGTGGAGCTGACCGGGATCGAACCGATGACATCCTGCTTGCAAAGCAGGCGCTCTCCCAACTGAGCTACAGCCCCATTGATAATCAGTATAACTGAAAACCGGGATAAAGATGGTGGGCCTGGGTAGATTCGAACTACCGACCTCACCCTTATCAGGGGTGCGCTCTAACCAACTGAGCTACAGGCCCGACTCTACAACATCGGTCGCTCCATTTTACTGGAACAACCGATGCGCAGGCTGCTCTGTTTTGACTCCGAGGAATCAAGAATCGAGCTCTCTCGAAAGGTTTCGAGGACACAGTTGAACGCGCGAAGCAGCTACGCCGCTTCTGACCATCGGTGTTGACCGAATACGAAAAAAAGAAGGGTTAGTTCAGGCTCATCTGCACTTGCCAAAGCAGTTACAGATGGTACTCGACAACATCACCTCAACTCAACCCGAAGGCTGCCTGCGATCGCAGGGCGCTAAAGTGTGCCGAGACGTTCTCTTTTAGAAAGGAGGTGATCCAGCCGCAGGTTCTCCTACGGCTACCTTGTTACGACTTCACCCCAATCATGAATTACACCTTGGGCGGCTGCTCCCTTGCGGTTAGCGCACCGACTTCTAGTGCAACCCACTTTCGTGATGTGACGGGCGGTGTGTACAAGGCCCGGGAACGTATTCACCGTGGCATGCTGATCCACGATTACTAGCGATTCCAGCTTCATGGAGTCGAGTTGCAGACTCCAATCCGAACTGAGGCCGGCTTTTTCCGATTAGCTCACCCTCGCGGGGTTGCAGCGGTTTGTACCGGCCATTGTAGCACGTGTGTAGCCCTGGACATAAAGGCCATGAGGACTTGACGTCATCCCCACCTTCCTCCCCGTTATCCGAGGCGGTTTCGTCAGAGTGCTCAACTAAATGGTAGCAACTGAAGATAAGGGTTGCGCTCGTTGCGGGACTTAACCCAACATCTCACGACACGAGCTGACGACAGCCATGCAGCACCTATATAGCGGTCTATTGCTAGACGCCGACGTTTCTGCCGGATTCCACTACATTTCGAGCCCAGGTAAGGTTCTTCGCGTTGCGTCGAATTAAACCACATGCTCCACCGCTTGTGCGGGCCCCCGTCAATTCCTTTGAGTTTCAGCCTTGCGACCGTACTCCCCAGGCGGATTGCTTATCGCGTTAGCTTCGACACGGCAGGATTGGGTACCTGCCACATCAAGCAATCATCGTTTAGGGCTAGGACTACCAGGGTATCTAATCCTGTTTGCTCCCCTAGCTTTCGTGCATCAGCGTCAGTTATGGTCCAGTGAGCCGCTTTCGCCACAGGTGTTCCTTCCGATATCTACGCATTTCACCGCTACACCGGAAATTCCACTCACCTCTCCCATACTCAAGCCCGACAGTTTCCCATGCAGACTCTGGGTTGAGCCCAGAGATTTCACATGAGACTTGTCAAACCGCCTACGCACCCTTTACGCCCAATAATTCCGAACAACGCTTGCCCCCCTCGTATTACCGCGGCTGCTGGCACGAAGTTAGCCGGGGCTTCTTCTATGGGTACCGTCATAATCTTCCCCATCGAAAGGAGTTTACATACCAAGATATTTCATCCTCCACGCGGCGTTGCTGCGTCAGGGTTTCCCCCATTGCGCAAAATTCCCCACTGCTGCCTCCCGTAGGAGTCTGGACCGTGTTTCAGTTCCAGTGTGTCCGTGCGCCCTCTCAGGCCGGATATCGATCATCGTCTTGGTGGGCCATTACCCCGCCAACTAACTAATCGACCGCGACCCCCTCTTCAAACGCATTACTGCTTTGACCCGTAGGTATTATGCGGTATTAGCTAAGATTTCTCTCAGTTATTCCCCATTCGAAGGTAGGTTAGTCACGTGTTACTCACCCGTGCGCCACTTTACTCAGGGCCGAAGCCCCTTTCTCGTGCGACTTGCATGTGTTAGGCACGCCGCCAGCGTTGATTCTGAGCCAGGATCAAACTCTCGTTTAATCTTGGTTTGCTTGCCGCACATCGACAGGGGTCGGTGCGGATCAAGCGCCTTCAGTGCTCGAAAGACCGAAGGTTTAATACTAGTGAGAATGACTAAACCAAATTTCGCATCATCTCACGACTGGCACGTTCAACTATGTTGTCAAAGATCCTGACTGCATCCGCCTAAGCGGGCAGCTTTGGATCAAGGACTCACCAGGCAAAGCCATGGTTATGTCCTCGAACTTGGTAGCACTGTTTATCGTCTTGATTTGCCGCTTCAGGAGTCGCTATTAGCGTTACTCAGCAGCGTTCGACGTTTCAGCGAACTTTCTAAGACTATCGAAACTCGATGTCAATGTCAAGCCTTTATTTTCAACTCTCTTACTTTTCTCTTTCGAAAGCAAGATGCTCGACCGCTCGCACAGCGCAAAAACTCAAAACACCGTAACGACAGAAAGCTGTCGCGGAGCACTAAGCTCCTGATACTTCAACTGCAGTGGCTTGGGTTTGGATCGGCAGGCCTTAGGCTCTGCACTTTGATCAAACGCTTGGACTGCGCTCCGACTTCCCTTTCGCTCACTTGCTATCCAGAGCCGAGGTGCGAAGCTTGTTTCTTATTTCTTCAACTCACTCAGAGTAACTTGCTTTTCACATCTCTGCAAGTCTTTTGTTTTCTCACTTGTAAGCTCCACATTGCCCGCTTACAAGCTCGTTACCTCTTTGCGACTTCCTGAGATTATCAGCGGTGCTGGATCCATGCAAGTCCCAGCCTGTTGATAACGCGTCCTTTTTGTAGAAAAGCCAATTTGACCCAATAAAGACGCATCTTTAAAACTTTGAGAAATATTCGAAAACGTCTTCATTCGCGAGAATGACCTGCTCGAAGAGGCCACCTTTCCCTCGTGCAATAGCGTCTTCCACATTGTGCGTACAACATTGGGAGAGTGTTTCTGGCATGTCAGAGCTAGAATTCCTCCATGGAAGCCAACGAGATACAGGAATTCTCCAACCAGTTGAAGGAAGCCGGCGAAGGCAAGCACGAGGAATCGCTCACCAAGATCTCCCTGGCTATCTCTATTCTTGCCGTCCTTGTTGCTATGGTCACTGTGCTTGGCCATCGCACTCACACCGAAGCCGTGCTTATGCAGTCCAAGGCTGGCGACCAATGGAACGAGTACCAGGCAAAGAAGATTCGCCAGGACAATCTGGCCGTCGTCGTTGACACGCTTGGGCTACAGCCCAACCCAAGCCAGACGACCCAGCAAAAGGTCGTCGAGTACAAAGCCCATATTGCGAAGTGGAGGGACGATCTGACCGAAGAACAGGCCAAAGCGCGAGAGCTCGAGGCAGAGGTGCATCATGCCGAGACCCAGGCCAGTTGGTACGATCTCGGCGAAGCCCTATTGCAGATCGCCGTCGTACTCTGCTCCGTCACGCTATTTACGCGCAATCGCGGTTATTTCTTTCTCGGACTTGCTCTTGGAATCGGCGGCCTGGCAGTCGCCGCCACCGGCATGATTGTGCATTAACTATTAGGAAGGCTTCGTAATTACACCCAGGTCTACCATTCCGTTGACGAAATACTGCACGGCCAACGCGACCAACAGCAGGCCCATGATGCGGACTAGGATGCGAATGCCCGTGTCGCCCAGCACGCGCGC includes the following:
- a CDS encoding heme-binding protein → MSEIYKKWRNITSVEAKCVGNHALHQASELGIPVSIVVVDRAGVILLVEMDDDASPGTPEESTVEAKRASRYACALHGVVPMGVSGGPGEQDISIALAAAESIK
- a CDS encoding DUF4337 domain-containing protein yields the protein MEANEIQEFSNQLKEAGEGKHEESLTKISLAISILAVLVAMVTVLGHRTHTEAVLMQSKAGDQWNEYQAKKIRQDNLAVVVDTLGLQPNPSQTTQQKVVEYKAHIAKWRDDLTEEQAKARELEAEVHHAETQASWYDLGEALLQIAVVLCSVTLFTRNRGYFFLGLALGIGGLAVAATGMIVH